The following proteins come from a genomic window of Lolium rigidum isolate FL_2022 chromosome 5, APGP_CSIRO_Lrig_0.1, whole genome shotgun sequence:
- the LOC124654525 gene encoding germin-like protein 8-11 has protein sequence MASSSSFLVLALFALISWQAIASDPSPLQDFCVVDKNSPVLVNGFVCKNPMDVNADDFFKAANLDKPRMTNKVGSNVTLINVMQIGGLNTLGISLARIDYAPLGQNPPHTHPRATEILTVLEGTLYVGFVTSNPENKFLSKVLNKGDVFVFPVGLIHFQFNPNPYKPAVAIAALSSQNPGAITIANAVFGSKPPISDDVLAKAFQVEKNTIDWLQAQFWENNHY, from the exons ATGGCTTCCTCTTCATCCTTCCTTGTCCTCGCTCTTTTTGCCTTGATTTCATGGCAGGCCATAGCCTCTGATCCTAGTCCACTCCAAGACTTTTGCGTCGTGGACAAGAATTCTCCAG TGCTTGTAAATGGGTTTGTTTGCAAGAACCCGATGGATGTCAATGCAGATGACTTCTTCAAGGCAGCCAACCTTGACAAGCCTAGGATGACCAACAAGGTTGGATCCAACGTCACCTTGATAAACGTTATGCAGATCGGTGGCCTCAACACTCTAGGCATCTCACTAGCGCGCATTGACTATGCACCCTTAGGTCAGAACCCACCACACACGCACCCTCGTGCCACCGAGATTTTGACAGTGCTTGAGGGGACATTGTATGTTGGCTTTGTCACGTCCAATCCGGAAAACAAGTTCCTCTCCAAGGTGCTCAACAAAGGAGACGTGTTTGTGTTCCCTGTGGGGCTGATCCACTTCCAGTTCAATCCCAATCCCTACAAGCCAGCGGTTGCAATTGCTGCGCTCAGTAGCCAGAACCCAGGGGCTATCACCATTGCAAACGCGGTGTTTGGATCGAAGCCACCAATTTCGGATGATGTTCTTGCCAAGGCATTTCAGGTGGAGAAGAATACGATAGACTGGCTCCAGGCTCAGTTCTGGGAGAACAACCACTACTAA